One segment of Streptomyces bathyalis DNA contains the following:
- a CDS encoding LysR family transcriptional regulator — protein MELRHLEYFVTVAEERHFTRAAERLVVSQSGLSASVRALERELGAKLFVRTTRSVELTGPGRALLDEATRTLASVRAAKEAVAAAQGLLRGTLSVGTEQCIAGVHVPRLLARFRAEHPQVEIRLRQAGSRRLAEDVGAGRLDLAFVALCGPPPQGVHLTPLTGEPLVVLCHPGHALAGGDAARWAELKGEALVDFQPDWGVRQLTDRTFAAAGVERQVALEVNDVHSLIELVEQGLGVAVVPGHFARKPQAAGLCAVPLTEGPQPVWEVSLARPTGDAASPAARKLCALLDLPRGETDTPSA, from the coding sequence GTGGAACTACGGCATCTCGAGTACTTCGTCACCGTCGCCGAGGAGCGGCACTTCACCCGCGCCGCCGAGCGGCTCGTGGTCTCCCAGTCCGGGCTGTCGGCGTCCGTTCGCGCGCTGGAGCGGGAGCTGGGCGCCAAGTTGTTCGTACGGACCACCCGCAGCGTCGAGCTGACCGGCCCCGGCAGGGCACTCCTGGACGAGGCCACCCGGACGCTGGCGAGTGTCCGCGCCGCCAAGGAGGCCGTCGCCGCCGCCCAGGGACTCCTGCGCGGCACCCTGTCCGTCGGCACCGAACAGTGCATCGCGGGCGTGCACGTGCCGCGGCTGCTGGCCCGGTTCCGTGCGGAGCACCCGCAGGTGGAGATCCGGCTGCGGCAGGCCGGTTCGCGCCGGCTCGCCGAGGACGTCGGCGCGGGGCGGCTGGACCTCGCCTTCGTGGCCCTGTGCGGCCCGCCCCCGCAGGGCGTGCACCTCACTCCGCTGACCGGGGAGCCGCTCGTAGTGCTCTGCCACCCGGGGCACGCGCTCGCCGGGGGAGACGCCGCGCGCTGGGCGGAGCTGAAGGGCGAGGCGCTGGTGGACTTCCAGCCCGACTGGGGTGTGCGGCAGCTGACGGACCGTACCTTCGCCGCGGCCGGCGTGGAACGGCAGGTCGCGCTGGAGGTCAACGATGTGCACAGCCTCATCGAACTGGTCGAGCAAGGCCTCGGAGTGGCCGTCGTCCCGGGGCACTTCGCACGCAAACCACAGGCCGCGGGCTTGTGCGCCGTGCCGCTGACGGAGGGACCGCAGCCGGTGTGGGAGGTCTCGCTCGCCCGGCCCACGGGGGACGCGGCCAGCCCCGCCGCGCGGAAACTCTGCGCCCTGCTGGACCTGCCGCGGGGCGAGACGGACACGCCGTCGGCATGA
- a CDS encoding aldo/keto reductase has protein sequence MRTTTLGSTGLEVSRVAYGTWQLGGDWGPFDEDAATAAIRRARDLGINFFDTAQAYGFGASERLLGKALRGDLARDRDSIVIATKGGVRPDGGGRDASAAFLREGVEQSLRALDVETIDLYQVHWPDPETPAAETAGALQEMADEGKLRHVGVSNYDAAQMAEFAAVRPVETLQPPYHLFRRGIEAEILPYTRKHGIGALAYSPLASGLLTGRFDENTRFDENDWRSKATAFTGDALRQNLAVVRRLSDFAEARGHSVSEIAIAWVLARVDVALVGARSSSSIESSAAAAHITLSDDELAEIEDIAADGVQIEGASPEGVA, from the coding sequence ATGCGGACCACCACACTCGGATCCACCGGCCTGGAGGTCTCCCGTGTCGCGTACGGCACCTGGCAACTGGGCGGTGACTGGGGCCCGTTCGATGAGGACGCCGCAACGGCCGCCATCCGCCGGGCCCGGGATCTGGGCATCAACTTCTTCGACACCGCTCAGGCCTACGGCTTCGGCGCTTCGGAGCGCCTTCTGGGCAAGGCTCTGCGCGGGGACCTCGCCCGAGACCGCGACAGCATCGTGATCGCCACCAAGGGCGGTGTGCGTCCGGACGGCGGCGGCCGGGACGCCTCGGCCGCCTTCCTCCGCGAAGGCGTGGAGCAGAGCCTGCGGGCGCTGGACGTGGAGACCATCGACTTGTACCAGGTCCACTGGCCGGACCCGGAGACGCCCGCCGCCGAGACGGCGGGCGCGCTGCAGGAGATGGCCGACGAGGGCAAGCTCCGCCACGTCGGCGTCTCCAACTACGACGCCGCGCAGATGGCGGAGTTCGCCGCCGTACGCCCGGTGGAGACGCTCCAGCCGCCGTACCACCTCTTCCGGCGCGGCATCGAGGCGGAGATCCTTCCGTACACGCGGAAGCACGGCATCGGCGCCCTCGCCTACAGCCCGCTCGCCAGCGGACTGCTGACCGGCCGCTTCGACGAGAACACCCGCTTCGACGAGAACGACTGGCGCAGCAAGGCCACGGCCTTCACCGGTGACGCGCTGCGGCAGAACCTCGCCGTGGTGCGGCGGCTGTCGGACTTCGCCGAGGCACGCGGCCACAGCGTCAGCGAGATCGCGATCGCTTGGGTGCTGGCCCGCGTGGACGTGGCGCTGGTGGGCGCACGCAGCAGCTCCAGCATCGAATCGAGCGCCGCCGCCGCGCACATCACCCTGAGCGACGACGAGCTCGCCGAGATCGAAGACATCGCCGCCGACGGCGTCCAGATCGAGGGCGCAAGCCCCGAGGGAGTGGCCTGA
- a CDS encoding aldo/keto reductase, translated as MYIADDGRYESMPYRRTGRSGLRLPAISLGLWHNFGTDRPLERQQAIVRRAFDLGVTHFDLANNYGPPPGAAETAFGRIVHQDLRPYRDEFLVSTKAGHLMWPGPYGEWGSRKSLLASLDQSLGRMGLEYVDIFYSHRPDPDTPLEETMGALHQAVRQGKALYAGISNYSPEQTREAARILRELGTPLLIHQPRYSMLDRGPEQGLLEALTDIGAGSIVFSPLAQGLLSSRYLDGVPEGSRAAGGSPFLSSEQITAETVTMLRGLNELARERGQSLAQMALAWVLRDSVTSALVGASSPEQLADSVAATERLGFADDELARIEDLLAQGPSLG; from the coding sequence GTGTACATAGCCGACGACGGCCGCTACGAGTCGATGCCCTACCGCCGTACCGGCCGCAGCGGCCTGCGCCTCCCGGCGATCTCGCTGGGCCTGTGGCACAACTTCGGCACCGACCGGCCGCTGGAGCGCCAGCAGGCCATCGTCCGCCGCGCCTTCGACCTGGGCGTCACCCACTTCGACCTGGCGAACAACTACGGCCCGCCGCCCGGTGCGGCGGAGACGGCCTTCGGCCGGATCGTCCACCAGGACCTTCGCCCCTACCGGGACGAGTTCCTCGTCTCCACCAAGGCGGGGCACCTCATGTGGCCCGGCCCGTACGGAGAATGGGGCTCCCGCAAGAGCCTGCTGGCGTCCCTCGACCAGAGCCTGGGCCGCATGGGCCTGGAGTACGTCGACATCTTCTACTCTCACCGGCCCGACCCGGACACGCCGCTGGAGGAGACGATGGGGGCCCTGCACCAGGCGGTGCGCCAGGGCAAGGCCCTCTACGCCGGGATCTCCAACTACTCGCCGGAGCAGACACGGGAGGCCGCCCGCATTCTGCGCGAGCTGGGCACGCCGCTGCTCATCCACCAGCCGCGCTACTCCATGCTCGACCGGGGGCCGGAGCAGGGTCTGCTGGAGGCCCTCACCGACATCGGCGCCGGCAGCATCGTCTTCTCGCCGCTCGCGCAGGGGCTGCTCTCCAGCCGCTACCTCGACGGCGTGCCCGAGGGCTCGCGTGCCGCAGGGGGGAGCCCCTTCCTCAGCAGTGAGCAGATCACCGCGGAGACGGTCACCATGCTGCGCGGATTGAACGAACTGGCGCGTGAGCGCGGGCAGTCGCTGGCGCAGATGGCGCTGGCGTGGGTGCTGCGCGACAGCGTCACATCGGCTCTCGTGGGCGCGAGCAGCCCGGAACAGCTCGCCGACAGCGTCGCGGCGACCGAACGCCTCGGCTTCGCGGACGACGAACTGGCCCGCATCGAGGATCTGTTGGCGCAGGGGCCGTCGCTCGGCTGA
- a CDS encoding aldo/keto reductase produces the protein MPQLGFGVYQVPEDETHSVVATALEAGYRSIDTAALYRNEAGTGRALAESGIPREELFVTTKLWNTDQGHDAALKAFDASMAKLGLDHVDLYLIHWPLPARDLYVETWRALEKIHAEGRARAIGVSNFQPAHLRRLAEETDIVPAVNQIELHPRLQQRELREFDAGAGIATEAWSPLGRNNGVLDDPVVTGIAEKHGRTPAQVVLRWHLQLGNVVIPKSSTPARIRENLDVFGFELDEDDLAAVETLETGVRVGPDPDTFN, from the coding sequence ATGCCGCAGCTGGGCTTCGGCGTCTACCAGGTGCCGGAGGACGAGACGCACAGCGTGGTCGCCACCGCGCTGGAAGCCGGCTACCGCAGCATCGACACCGCCGCCCTCTACCGGAACGAGGCCGGCACCGGCCGCGCCCTCGCCGAGTCCGGAATCCCCCGCGAAGAGCTCTTCGTGACCACCAAGCTGTGGAACACCGACCAGGGCCACGACGCCGCGCTGAAGGCCTTCGACGCCTCCATGGCGAAGCTGGGACTGGACCACGTCGACCTGTACCTCATCCACTGGCCGCTGCCGGCGCGCGATCTGTACGTCGAGACGTGGCGGGCACTGGAGAAGATCCACGCCGAGGGCCGGGCCAGGGCGATCGGCGTCTCCAACTTCCAGCCCGCGCACCTGCGCCGGCTGGCGGAGGAGACCGACATCGTCCCCGCCGTCAACCAGATCGAGCTCCATCCGCGCCTCCAGCAGCGGGAGTTGCGCGAGTTCGACGCCGGGGCCGGCATCGCAACCGAGGCATGGTCGCCGCTGGGACGCAACAACGGCGTGCTCGACGACCCGGTCGTGACCGGCATCGCGGAGAAGCATGGCAGGACCCCGGCGCAGGTGGTACTGCGCTGGCACCTTCAGCTGGGGAACGTCGTCATCCCCAAGTCGTCCACCCCCGCGCGCATCCGCGAGAACCTCGACGTCTTCGGCTTCGAACTGGACGAGGACGACCTCGCCGCCGTCGAGACCTTGGAGACCGGCGTGCGCGTGGGGCCCGACCCCGACACCTTCAACTGA
- a CDS encoding TIGR03619 family F420-dependent LLM class oxidoreductase: MRYGVNILNFGTGTGPDTLLRWARYAEERGFHFAMISDHVAVTPEVAEQYEAPFYDPFTTLAWLAGQTERIELGTTVTVLPFRHPLLTARAAANIDRFSGGRLIVGVGVSWSESEYRSLGVDHRRRGAITDEYLDVVTKAWRHEKISHHGEFVSFEDVATGPLPVRVPPVWVGGGSKAALRRAVRHGDAWHPLNQSMRFYRDAGLPALRRIAQEEGRPVPQFAPRLPLRLTDSPLPEETRLAGQGTLGQVRSDLEGLEELGATHVLFDTYRGEPASMRPQKEDEELLETLAEHVLGDGARSSSAGEPLGS; the protein is encoded by the coding sequence GTGCGATACGGCGTCAACATCCTGAACTTCGGTACGGGCACAGGTCCGGACACGCTTCTCCGCTGGGCCCGGTACGCCGAAGAGCGGGGCTTCCACTTCGCGATGATCTCCGACCACGTCGCGGTCACGCCCGAGGTCGCCGAGCAGTACGAGGCGCCGTTCTACGACCCGTTCACGACGCTGGCCTGGCTCGCGGGGCAGACCGAGCGCATCGAGCTGGGGACCACGGTGACCGTGCTGCCCTTCCGGCATCCCCTGCTGACCGCCCGCGCGGCGGCGAACATCGACAGGTTCAGCGGCGGACGGCTCATCGTCGGCGTCGGCGTGAGCTGGAGCGAGAGCGAGTACCGCTCGCTCGGGGTGGACCACCGGCGGCGGGGTGCCATCACCGACGAATACCTGGACGTTGTCACCAAGGCCTGGCGGCACGAGAAGATCTCCCACCACGGTGAGTTCGTCTCGTTCGAGGATGTCGCCACGGGACCGCTGCCGGTCCGCGTACCTCCGGTGTGGGTCGGCGGCGGCAGCAAGGCCGCGCTGCGCCGGGCCGTCCGGCACGGTGACGCGTGGCATCCGCTCAATCAGAGCATGCGCTTCTACCGGGACGCGGGACTTCCCGCGCTGCGCCGCATCGCACAGGAAGAGGGCAGGCCCGTACCGCAGTTCGCCCCTCGGCTGCCGCTGAGGCTCACGGACTCGCCGCTGCCGGAGGAGACGCGCCTGGCGGGGCAGGGGACCCTCGGCCAGGTCAGGAGCGACCTGGAAGGGCTCGAGGAGCTGGGCGCGACGCACGTCCTCTTCGACACCTATCGCGGCGAGCCGGCATCGATGCGGCCGCAGAAGGAGGACGAGGAACTGCTCGAGACGCTCGCCGAGCACGTTCTCGGCGACGGGGCCCGGTCGTCCTCTGCGGGTGAGCCGCTCGGCAGCTGA
- a CDS encoding DUF817 domain-containing protein, translated as MDGISRAVRRLLLFGWLQARCCAFAAALLGGIAASRLLPELPMARYDIVLLYGIALALLARRVGWDSARDTAVIAGCHVIGLLFELVKVQLGSWSYPEAALTKIAGVPLYGGFLYSAVGSYVCRSWHLMRLRLTGYRPRVMALLACAIYLNFFSHHWLPDARWVLAGLMLLATTGSWVHYTVGPERYRMPLALAFGLIGFFLWVAENMATYVGAWSYPDQLDGWQPVSLAKAGAWALLISVTFVMAAISRKGTAPPGPEPAALQAGDPAEERPAGEREERPEPVAR; from the coding sequence ATGGACGGGATATCGCGGGCGGTGCGCCGGCTGCTGCTCTTCGGCTGGCTCCAGGCGCGCTGCTGCGCCTTCGCCGCCGCGCTGCTCGGGGGGATCGCGGCCTCACGGCTGCTGCCCGAACTGCCCATGGCCCGCTACGACATCGTGCTGCTCTACGGCATTGCGCTGGCGCTGCTGGCCAGGCGGGTGGGCTGGGACAGCGCGCGGGACACGGCGGTGATCGCCGGGTGCCACGTCATCGGCCTCCTCTTCGAGTTGGTCAAGGTCCAGCTGGGTTCGTGGAGTTATCCGGAGGCCGCGCTGACGAAGATCGCCGGAGTCCCGCTGTACGGCGGATTCCTCTACTCCGCCGTCGGGAGCTATGTGTGCAGGTCCTGGCATCTGATGCGGCTGCGGCTGACGGGTTACCGTCCGCGCGTCATGGCGCTGCTGGCGTGCGCGATCTACCTCAACTTCTTCAGCCACCACTGGCTGCCCGATGCCCGCTGGGTGCTTGCGGGGCTCATGCTGCTGGCGACGACGGGGAGTTGGGTGCACTACACGGTGGGCCCGGAGCGCTACCGCATGCCACTGGCCCTGGCGTTCGGGCTCATCGGATTCTTCCTCTGGGTCGCCGAGAACATGGCCACGTACGTCGGTGCGTGGAGCTACCCCGACCAGCTGGACGGCTGGCAGCCGGTGTCCCTGGCGAAGGCCGGGGCCTGGGCGCTGCTGATCAGCGTCACCTTCGTCATGGCGGCGATCTCGCGTAAGGGCACGGCTCCGCCAGGACCGGAGCCCGCGGCGTTGCAAGCGGGCGATCCGGCGGAAGAGCGGCCGGCGGGGGAGAGGGAGGAGAGGCCGGAACCGGTGGCGCGGTGA
- a CDS encoding TetR/AcrR family transcriptional regulator encodes MDTEVPTSTRVLDAADALFYAHGVQAVGIDRIRDSSGVSLKRLYQCFPSKGAIVEAYLRRRDKIARGAIEEHIAGYETPREKLLAMFEWLHAWFQQPGFHGCAFNNAFGELGSGSAAVAQVVREHKAALRAIFRRLVDGTGVADPERVTGQIIVLFDGAITVGTVSGMPEAALQARDAVSILLTASIPASGD; translated from the coding sequence ATGGATACCGAAGTCCCAACAAGCACAAGGGTGTTGGACGCAGCGGACGCCCTCTTCTACGCGCACGGGGTGCAGGCGGTCGGCATCGACCGCATACGTGACTCCTCCGGGGTGTCCCTCAAACGCCTCTACCAGTGCTTTCCGTCCAAGGGCGCCATCGTGGAGGCCTATCTGCGCCGCCGCGACAAGATCGCACGAGGCGCGATCGAGGAGCACATCGCCGGCTACGAGACGCCCAGGGAAAAGCTCCTCGCCATGTTCGAGTGGCTGCACGCGTGGTTCCAGCAACCCGGCTTCCACGGCTGCGCGTTCAACAACGCCTTCGGCGAACTCGGAAGCGGCTCGGCCGCGGTCGCCCAGGTCGTCAGGGAACACAAGGCGGCTCTGCGGGCCATCTTCAGACGCCTGGTCGACGGCACCGGCGTTGCGGACCCCGAGCGCGTGACGGGACAGATCATCGTGCTCTTCGACGGAGCGATCACCGTGGGAACCGTCAGCGGGATGCCCGAGGCGGCCCTGCAGGCCCGCGACGCCGTGAGCATCCTTCTCACTGCCAGCATCCCCGCCTCCGGCGACTGA
- a CDS encoding propionyl-CoA synthetase has translation MGEYEEIFRASVADRERFWLDAAGALDWHRAPSQALDDSRPPFYRWFPDGELNVCHNALDRHCGAGHGSRAALIHDSPVTGVKTTYTYDQLRDEVAVFAGVLRDAGVSAGDRVVIYMPMVPEAAVAMLACARLGAVHSVVFGGFAAKELAVRIDDASPAVVVSASCGIEGSRVIEYKPLLDQAIEMASHKPTCQIILQRRQAEAAMGPTDVDWAQACAAASPADPVTVRSTDPLYVLYTSGTTGKPKGVVRDSGGYATALAWSMTNVYDVGPGQTLFTASDVGWVVGHSYIVYAPLLAGATTVLYEGKPVGTPDAGQFWRVASEYGVRSMFTAPTAFRALKKEDPDGELARQYDLSSLKYLFLAGERLDPETYRWASELLDIPVIDHWWQTETGWPIVANPAGIELLPVKPGSPTKPLPGWDIQVLDGDGKQVPPGTNGAIVAKLPMPPGALPTLWNDDDRFVQSYMSAFDGYYLTGDGGYLDEDGYLFVMGRTDDVINVAGHRLSTGGMEEALAGHPDVAECAVIGVADEMKGQVPRGFVVLKSGVDATRDGYEEQLRQELVQLVRDQVGAVASLKDVAVVAALPKTRSGKILRKSMRSIADGTDEPVPSTIDDASVLEALRPTLRKQ, from the coding sequence GTGGGCGAGTACGAGGAGATCTTCCGTGCGAGCGTCGCGGACCGGGAGCGGTTCTGGCTCGACGCGGCCGGTGCGCTGGACTGGCACAGGGCGCCGTCGCAGGCGCTGGACGATTCGCGGCCGCCCTTCTACCGCTGGTTCCCCGACGGGGAGCTGAACGTCTGCCACAACGCTCTCGACCGCCACTGCGGAGCGGGCCACGGAAGCCGCGCGGCGCTGATCCACGACTCCCCCGTCACCGGCGTGAAAACCACCTACACCTACGACCAACTCCGGGACGAGGTCGCGGTCTTCGCGGGCGTGCTGCGGGACGCGGGCGTCTCGGCGGGCGACCGGGTCGTGATCTACATGCCGATGGTCCCCGAAGCCGCGGTGGCGATGCTCGCCTGCGCACGGCTGGGCGCGGTCCACTCCGTGGTCTTCGGCGGGTTCGCGGCGAAGGAACTCGCGGTGCGGATCGACGACGCCTCGCCCGCTGTCGTTGTCTCGGCGTCCTGCGGCATCGAGGGATCCCGCGTCATCGAGTACAAACCGCTGCTGGACCAGGCGATCGAGATGGCCTCGCACAAGCCGACGTGCCAGATCATCCTGCAACGCCGGCAGGCCGAGGCGGCGATGGGCCCGACGGACGTGGACTGGGCGCAGGCATGCGCCGCGGCCTCGCCAGCCGACCCGGTGACCGTACGCTCCACCGACCCCCTCTACGTCCTCTACACCTCCGGGACCACCGGCAAGCCAAAGGGCGTCGTACGCGACAGCGGCGGATACGCCACCGCCCTGGCCTGGAGTATGACCAACGTCTACGACGTCGGGCCCGGGCAGACGCTCTTCACCGCCTCCGACGTCGGCTGGGTCGTCGGGCATTCCTACATCGTCTACGCGCCGCTGCTCGCCGGGGCGACGACGGTGCTCTACGAGGGCAAGCCGGTCGGCACTCCGGACGCGGGACAGTTCTGGCGCGTGGCCTCCGAGTACGGCGTGCGCTCGATGTTCACCGCGCCGACGGCCTTCCGGGCGCTGAAGAAGGAGGACCCGGACGGCGAACTGGCCCGGCAGTACGACCTGTCGTCGCTGAAGTACCTGTTCCTCGCGGGGGAACGGCTCGACCCGGAAACCTACCGCTGGGCCTCGGAGTTGCTGGACATCCCCGTCATCGACCACTGGTGGCAAACCGAGACGGGCTGGCCGATCGTCGCCAACCCCGCCGGGATCGAACTGCTGCCGGTCAAGCCGGGATCGCCGACGAAGCCGCTGCCCGGGTGGGACATCCAGGTGCTCGACGGCGACGGCAAGCAGGTCCCGCCGGGAACCAATGGCGCCATCGTCGCGAAGCTGCCGATGCCACCGGGCGCTCTGCCGACACTGTGGAACGACGACGATCGCTTCGTGCAGTCGTACATGTCGGCCTTCGACGGCTACTACCTCACCGGCGACGGCGGCTATCTCGACGAGGACGGCTATCTCTTCGTGATGGGGCGCACGGACGACGTCATCAACGTCGCCGGTCACCGTCTGTCCACCGGCGGCATGGAAGAGGCGCTCGCCGGTCATCCGGACGTCGCGGAGTGCGCCGTCATCGGAGTCGCCGACGAGATGAAGGGGCAGGTGCCGCGCGGCTTCGTGGTGCTCAAGTCCGGCGTCGACGCGACGAGGGACGGTTACGAGGAGCAACTGCGCCAGGAACTGGTGCAGTTGGTGCGGGACCAGGTCGGGGCCGTCGCCTCGCTCAAGGACGTCGCCGTCGTGGCCGCGCTGCCGAAGACCAGGTCGGGAAAGATCCTGCGCAAGTCCATGCGGAGCATCGCCGACGGCACCGACGAGCCCGTGCCCAGCACGATCGACGACGCCAGCGTGCTGGAGGCGCTGCGGCCCACGCTGCGGAAGCAGTGA